The window GCGAGTTCAATCACCGGCGGTGAGATTTCTGTCTTTGGAAAAAACCCGATGGTGGATGGGCGTTCGATTCGTTCCGAGTTGGGTGTAGTCACCCAAGATAATCATCTCGATTCCTCGATGTCGGTGGAAGAGAATATGAAGATGTTCGCCCGGTTCGTGGGTTTACCTCAAGCTCAGCACAAAGCGCGCATTGATTATTTGTTAGAATATATGATGCTCTCTCATAAAAAAGATTCCGTGATTGAGTCGTTGTCGGGAGGTATGCAACGACGACTGGTTTTTGTAAGAGCTCTCCTCAATTCGCCCAAAATTATCATTCTGGACGAACCGACGACAGGTCTCGATCCTGCCATTCGACAATTGCTATGGGATAAAGTGCTCGATATGAAAAAATCGGGAGC is drawn from Bdellovibrionales bacterium and contains these coding sequences:
- a CDS encoding ABC transporter ATP-binding protein; this encodes MQALLCRNVRKSFGPFEALKGVSLSVNAGECFGLLGPNGAGKSTLISLIYGASSITGGEISVFGKNPMVDGRSIRSELGVVTQDNHLDSSMSVEENMKMFARFVGLPQAQHKARIDYLLEYMMLSHKKDSVIESLSGGMQRRLVFVRALLNSPKIIILDEPTTGLDPAIRQLLWDKVLDMKKSGA